In the Streptobacillus moniliformis DSM 12112 genome, one interval contains:
- a CDS encoding MarR family transcriptional regulator — MLEFFIENPNLTSIELSELIGVTKRTIEGTLNVLQKKAVIERIGSKRDGNWIVIK; from the coding sequence TTGTTAGAATTTTTTATAGAAAATCCAAATTTAACATCAATTGAACTTTCAGAATTAATAGGTGTAACAAAGAGGACTATTGAAGGAACACTTAATGTTTTACAGAAAAAGGCTGTTATAGAAAGAATAGGTTCTAAACGAGATGGTAATTGGATAGTGATTAAATAA